GACTGATTGATCGATTGATTGATCGAAAGAGACGCCTGGCTGATGGATGGATAGATGGATTGTCGAGGATACTGGAGGGTGATATTCGCTTTGTGCATGACTGCATTCTGCAACGAAAGCTACCGAGCTGACGGTGTCATAGATAGATCCTTTGGTTGATAAATTGTCCGGTTGGTGAAGAGAGGATGTGTATGCATTCagcccttcttctgctggcgGACCCAGTCGACGCCGTCACGGACAGTGTCTCGAACGCTAAAGCCACCAAAGAGCCAGTAGTTTGAGTGCCGGCCATAGTGGTAGACGGTGTTGTCGTAGCGACGGCGGTCGTCGGTGCTTCTCTGGGAGTTGTTGGAGCCCGAGGAGCCCGATCGCGTCATCTGGACAGGGCTGTGAGTGCGACGAGGGCGCTCCTCGTTGGAAGAGAATGAGTTGCGCGTGATGGAAGTCATTTTTCTAGAAGTTGAATAGCGGTGTTTGTGGAGGTTTTGCGTCAGACGCTTGTTTGTGGACGAGGCAGTGGATTGGTTGGTGATCCGTGTATGAAGATTAGAAGTACCACTGATTCCAGATCAAGGTATAAGAATAGTATAATGCGTGGGATGGTCTCTTGAATAGACTGAGGtatgaaggaaagaaagattgTGAAGATGAGGGGATCTGGCCGATTATTTATGCTGCCTTCGCTCGGGCATTCCTTCGCGATTGACGTCGAGAACCAAGAAACGCCCCGGGCAATCGGTTCGCTGGTCTCGCGGACCCTCATGAAGCGGGGAGTTTGAC
This region of Aspergillus puulaauensis MK2 DNA, chromosome 5, nearly complete sequence genomic DNA includes:
- a CDS encoding uncharacterized protein (COG:S;~EggNog:ENOG410PZ4H), which translates into the protein MTSITRNSFSSNEERPRRTHSPVQMTRSGSSGSNNSQRSTDDRRRYDNTVYHYGRHSNYWLFGGFSVRDTVRDGVDWVRQQKKG